The Mytilus galloprovincialis chromosome 11, xbMytGall1.hap1.1, whole genome shotgun sequence genome contains the following window.
aaagtatttttaattcCTGAAAATTTATTTCTCATATCATAAATCAtgcaacaaaataaatattatagttTTCGACAAAGTAAACAGCTGCTTTTAAAAAAGATCAAATGATAGTTAAAATACTACTGTGTTTTATAATTGATACAAATAATGATGGACAAAATAAGGTGATTGATCTTTATCACAAGACTGCtattttcagtatattttttctttattctaaaattttcattgaagagaacttgttttttttatgtgcACTTACTAAAACAGGGACAACATTAAGGAGTGGTTGTACTTAGTCTGTTAGTTCAGAAgttagtatatgtatatataaaaaaaaacatattgttaaGATGTTTACCTCTTGGGATATCCCCAGTTACAATATTGTAAGCTGAAGGCCCCCTCTTATTTGCTGTTTTCTTTTTAGAGTAATCTATAGTACCCACAGATCTTTCTCTAGCATTTGTATTTCCAATCCACATCTATaggttaaaattgaataaaaatcatGTTGGCTACTTTACAAATTTGATTAATAcaaatatactgtatatatataatatataatgactCTAAATAACagtccaacaatgttagatctgtaaatttgcgttaGCTTTCGGCTATTAAATGGCCCAAATGCTAAcagttttttcaaaatgtaattttaacgtgccaatttgaatttattttgaaataaattataatgTACCAAGGAACTCTTTGAtttctactatatatatatatatatacaactcgtctaaacatcaacccaacaatgttagatctgtaaatttgctttcgcaaatttttggttcttccctcgccgggattcgaacccatgctattatatatatatttttatatatatatggtaaatttaaaaaatgatttaatacaGGTGTATTTTAGATAATTTCTGGATAATTTTTCGGTTGACTTCATTAAATTTGGTCATTAAAATGTTCACCAATAAACTGTGACTTCACTTCAAAAGGTTTTATGGTCATCGCCGTTCACTGATCTACAGTTACTGAGTGTATGCTTCTCATGACAGAGAATCTTAATTTCTCCTTATCTTGACCTTTCAAAAGTAACAAAGCAGGTTTCTTGCAAGAGGCAGAAATTTCTTTCCAAAACATTAGCAGAAGCCTGTTGTTCAGTAGATGTCAtttattggtgtggttcataggtgtttcttGTTTTCAATATAgataagactgttggttttcgtgtttgaattattttacactgGACATTTTTGGGTTCTttctagcttgctgttcgatgtgagccaaggctccatgttgaaggtcgtacactGACCTATAGTTactttaaatacattgtgacttgaatggagagttgtctcactggcactcataccacatctgtttaTTTATAATGATTACCTGATTCACCACTTGTTTTAAAGGGTCTGTGTTTACCTTGACTCTATCAATTGAACAATCCAATTTCTCCGCCATTCCTTTAATTTTTGGAATGCACAGTTTACTGGTGGATCGCATACCATTTTCCCACTCCAGTGTTAGAGTATTTTGCTCCTCTGGAGAGAAATCCACTCTTCTTTTCTGCTGCTCAAAGAAAATTACATTATGtctaatgattgataatttagtcttagatgcatgattttttattagttgttattagctttgaactagctgtcagtaacaacaagtactctcagatctatactAATAGTCTTTTTGTCGTTAGGATGTATATGCGCTGAGCCACTCtgtttttgtaagatgtatttgtatttgtatcgatctgatgagtaaagccctTTTCAACCGATTTTTATAGATTGTTCCtatgttataccactgttccgGGTAAGGGTAGGGtagggatcccgctaacatgtttaacaccaccacattatgtatgtatgtgcctgtcccaagtcaggagcctgtaattcagtggttgttgtttgttgctgtgttatatatttgtttttcattcatttgtttgtacattaataaggccgttagttttctcgtttgaattgttttacatttgtcatttcgggccttttatagcgctatatgcggtatggactttgctcattgtagaaggccgtacggtgacctaatgttgttaatttctgtgtcattatgtctcttgtgaagagttgtctcattggcaattacaccaaatcttcttttttatattgtactaTAATTCATCATGCggaactcacataccaaaaattagCCCAATAATATCTAAAAGAGGTTTTGAAAAATACTCTGTACAATTGTTTGATGTGGAATGACAGAGTgagggacaagggtaacactATATTTTATGGCCTGACCACTTATCGCTTTGGCCGCGAAGTTAATGTGCACAAATGTAACGTTATATGCAGCATTAATTTTACAACTTTGCAAAAGACATTGAAAACATTTTCGCGTGAACGTTCACTCCTTCACTGTGACGTCATTTAACGTTGTTTTATAACACAAagatcaaaaacatcaagtaAGGAAAAAAACAGTCCGGAGACAAATAAATTTGactacatttatcatttatattaagaaaatatgttaaatttATGTATGGACACATATGTCCTTCCCGTGGCGTGCAGACAATGGACACATATGTCCTTCCCGCAGCCAAAGGGTTAACGAAAAAAGTAGCAGAattaatggagaaaaaaaaaataatcaaaagaatatcaaatggttTTCCACAGAAAGGTGGAACGACCAAATTACAAATACCATCAAAACTAACTCAATATTCTAATTACGATACCGTAAAATTAAAACTACATATCTTTGTATAATAACTGAGTAGGATCTGTCCAATAACCAGGCATATTATTTGAAAACTATTTGTTGAACTGGTCTACAGAACTGTTAGTGGCATATGTTCAATGATGTGATCTCTATGTGGCCAAATGACAAGTGAACATAGTTGGTGAAATATATAGCTTATCCAGTTCAAAAATATGACACTGCAATCCCGTGttgatgaattgaataaatttgCAATGTGTGAAAAGTCAATTTGATCATCACCTTAAAGCAGTTGGTCTTTGGTTCTTAACTGCTTAGATCCACTTATACCTTTTGTCCATTTTATAATGTACTCTCACTTTCTAGGCacaagaaattttaatatttcttcaAACCGATCTTTGGAAAATCGAGTGTAGTACTGGTACTCTTTAGTATTTAACTTTTCACAACCAAAggttttttctattataatacttttttcttttttatacaacttGAAAGTTACTGCTGCAAATTTACATTTTCTAGCACACGCTTGGCATAGTTTTCAGTCAGTGCTTTGTTTTCTGCAACCATAGCTCACATATCTAGATTTCTacacctgtaaaaaaaaaacacttatattttcaatttaaatattgtaaaaatctGTTTGCAGTAAAATGTATCTCAGATATTTACCGTAATATTCAACTTTTTGACAGAGTATACTCTAATGGATCAATCAGATTTTAGTACTtgtaaatcatataagaattattcatATGTATTGTTATGATTAAATTGTGCTATGTATTATAAACAATGTTGAATTATCCTTATTAATATTACATTGCAACAACCATTAATTACACCGATATTCCAACCAAGAGAAGAAAATTCCGACATATGTGGGGATATTGTGTTTCCAAAACCACTACCGCAATGCATAGATATGTCAGCAATGAACCAAATGAAAACTGAATGGATTGCTTCAAATATCACCAAAACAGAAGCCATTACTATAGAAAAGTAAACAAGAAAACAGTCAAATTCAGCAGCATGGTTTCTACATAGAGAAAACCGCATTACAGCTTCAAACGTTGGTGCTGTAATGTAAAGAAAGAAAGACATTAATGATAAATTTTTGCAAATACTTTTCAAAGAAAACAATTTACATCACTAGCAACCTCATATGGAACATCAAATGAAACTAAGCAAATGTATATTAAACTATCAGGAAATCATATTCATGATATAGGACTTGTTCAACCAGATCTTCCTTTTATTGGTTCAACCCCAGATGCAGTCGTATGTGACAAAACTGAAACTGGAATTGTCGAAATTAAATGCCCATATTCagtaaggaatatgacattgAAGGAAGCGTGTGATGAAAGAGATGATTTATTTTAGAAGCCAAATGCCAGTGGTGATTCTTTCACATTAATTCAGTATCATGAACACTGGTTTCAAGTGCAAGGACAACTTTTCACCAGAGGTGCACTTTTTTGTGACTTTGTTACATATACAAAACAGGACATTGGCATAGAAAGAATCTACCCTCATGAAATCACCATGAAATCCTTAGTGGATaaactgtcaaaattttatatacaaCATCCAAgcccttgatagagggttactgctcacaaggaagctattaaaccaagagttccaaatggtgaagttgaaatcatcccttcgtaatttttacggacgccatcacgagttggttgacctttatggaataaccgtttcacaaatgatatcggatatgtgccttacgtcgtaactacaatccttccctttcacgaatttgacctaccgaattagactatttaccggatttgtaatcacataagcaacacgacgtgtgccgcatgtggagcaggatctgcttacccttccggatcacatgagatcacccctagtttttggtggggttcgtgttttgtttattctttagttttctatattgtgtcatgtgtagtactattgtttttcttgttgtctttttcatttttagccacggcgttgtcagattgttttagatttatgagtttgactgtcccttccgtccctcttttacaaacaGGTCTAATTTTCATCCTACCGAAAGTTGTCAACAAATTAGACAAAATGCCTTGCTGTCAAATGAATATAATTATGGAAGTCATGATCATGAAGAAGTAATATTTATCACTGATTAACCAGAAAAATGCTACAACAGTAAAGTACTGAACAAAAGCCATAATATCAATTCTGACACAGATATTTCAAGTCCTAATGATGATTTACCAACTCTAAAATATAGAGTTCGACACCCTACCCAGAGCAGTCAATCTCCAAAAAAAGAAACCATTGTTATAACGAACTCGCCAGAAAAAGACAAGTACAAATGCATTTCAAGCTCATCTAATGATGAACCAGTGACGAAAAGGCCACGATACAAACCTAACTCGGGACACGATTTAGATGATGGAGACCGTAACCGAAGTAGTAGATAAACTACTATGGAATATAGATGGTAACTGCATTTTCAAAATTGAGTATAATAAAACAGACGGCTAAACAATGAAATGATCAAAAGATGGGAGACCATGGGAAAGAAAAGAGGTAAAAGACTTAGCAAAAGTCTTACAGATACCAGAAAAGCTAGACACCTAAAGCAAAAAAATCTTAACTCTGAACCTCTTTCAATTAAATTAGGAAACCTTCAGGTTTAAATCAATACGAAGATCCGTATCTAttatttgagtatatataaaaaatatttaaattatgagTGTAAATTAGGACATACCTTAATATAAGCAGATATTGaataaatgccaatgagacaattctccataaGGGATTAAAGGACATAAATATATTTCACCTTaaaaccttcaataatgagcaaaatcttAATGATAATGATATTGTCTATTGTCTTATAATATTACTCTGTATAATTGGGTTGCGTTGAAGAAATTCAATTTCATTAATATATGCATTTATCTAACTTTTTTACACTTATTTTGAGATTGTTTACGCATGTGCTTGTCATTTTCAGTTTTccaaagaaaaataatatcataaatattcataaaagaaagaattgcattatatatttttagaacaatATAACTGTTCTAAAAAGTTTATAAACTAGTACATTTAGCATAATGAATCTTTAGGAGATATCCAAATGTTAGAGAAATATAGGGTGATTGCAGGAGGAGATCAGTTGATCA
Protein-coding sequences here:
- the LOC143051103 gene encoding uncharacterized protein LOC143051103 — translated: MRSTSKLCIPKIKGMAEKLDCSIDRVKMWIGNTNARERSVGTIDYSKKKTANKRGPSAYNIVTGDIPRGNMTGSEYLRKAAEVWRGASAEQKQLATEKAKKN